The following nucleotide sequence is from Streptomyces sp. NBC_00237.
GGTGGCCCTGGCCTCGGGGCGGGTGGTGGGCAGCTTTCCCGTGGCGACGTACGCACCCTTGAGGTGGGCCGTGTTGTCGGCCGAGGAGCGGAATCCGCCCTGGGGCAGCCCCGTCCGGAACCGGCCCAGGGGGAAGAAGCCCCGACGCATGGTGGCCAGAGCCTCCGTGCCTTTCCACGCCTCGGCGACCGTGCGCATGCGGGAGCCGGGATCCGCGGCGGTCACTTCGACGGAGCGCACTTCGGTGCCGCAGGCGGTGAGTGTCAACAGGGCTGATAACGCGGCCAGTTGGCGGGTTCTGGCGGTGCTCGGCGTGCGCATGGTGGCCTCCGGGGGCGGGACGCTGAGTCGTGCGGTGTGCGCTGGGACGTGGGGCAGGCGGATCGGGTTCCCGTGGCGTTGTCAGTGGTGGGGGCTACCGTCGTGGACAGGTGATCTCGGCTGGTGGGAGGGGTGGGTCGTGCGGGAGGCGGTGGTGACGTCCGGCGGGGACCGGATGCGATGGGTGGAGCTGCCGGGCGAGGAGCCGTGCCGGGTGTACGTGCACGGGCTCGGCGGGGTCTCGGGGATGTTCGTCGAGGCGGCGGCGCATCCGGCGCTGGCCGGGCGGCGGTCGCTGCTGGTGGACCTGCTGGGGTTCGGGGTGAGTGACCGGCCGGACGATTTCGCGTACGGCCTGGACGACCACGCGGAGGCTCTCGCCGCTTTGTTGAGGGAGGCGGGGGCCGCCGGGGCCGAGGTGGTCGGGCACAGCATGGGCGGGGCGGTGGCCCTGGTGCTGGCCGAGCGGTGTCCGGAGCTGGTGTCGAAGCTGGTGCTGGTGCACGCCAATCTGGACGCGATCACCCCGGCGAAGGGCGCGCCGGGAAGTGGTGGCATCGCGGGGTACGGGAGCGAGGAGGAGTTCGTCTCCACGGGGTGGGGCGAGGAGGTGCGGGCCTCGGCGGGGGAGACCTGGTGGTCGACGATGAAGACCGCCGGGGCGCGGGCCGTCTACCGCAGTGCGGTCGGGCTGACGCGGGGGAGCGAGCCGGTGATGCGGGAGTTGCTGCTCGGCCTGAAGATACCGCGCGCCTATGTGCTGCCGGAGGGGGACGCGGAGTTCCGGGGCGGGGAGGAGCTGGTGGCTGCCGGGGTCCGGGTCGTCGCCGTGCCTGATTGCGGGCACAACGTCATGACCGACAACGTGGACGGGTTCGCGCGGGCTGCCGCCGCCGTGCTGGAGGGGGAGGACGGATGACAAAGAGCGGTACGGACGTGCGTACGGAGGTCGGGCGGTTCGCGGCGCGGTGGCTGGAGGTGGTGGCGGGCGGGGACCGGGGCGGGTTCGGCGCTGGGGACTTCGTACGGTCGCCCGCCGGGCTGTGGCTGGCGCTCGGGGTGGTCGCCGCCGGGGCGAGGGGGGAGACGGCACGGGAGTTGGGCGAGCTGCTGGGAGTGTCGGGGAGTGCGGCGGCCGGGGCGGTGGGTGAGGTGTCGCGGGTGCTGGGCGGGACCGACGCGCTCGGGGTGGCGACCTGTGTCCGGAGTCGGGTGCCGGTGTACCGGGAGTTCCGGGAGGCGCTGCCCGGGGTCGCCGTCGGGCCGCTCGACCCGGTGGAGCTGGACGGGTGGGTGCGGGAGGCGACCGAGGGGATGATCGAGAAGCTGCCCGTGCGGATCGGGGACGACGTCCTGCTGGCCGTCGTCAACGCCCTGGCGCTGAAGGCGCGGTGGGAGACCCCTTTCCCGTCCTGGAGCACCGCCGACGGGGAATTCGTCGATGCCGCCGGGGTGGTGCACGAGGTGCCGACCATGCACCGGGAGATACCCCTCGCCGATGCCTGGGCGGTCGGCGGGACTCGGGTGGTGGAGCTGCGCACACGGGGCGAGCGGGGTGGGGCCCCGGCCCGGGTGAGGTTCGTGCTGGGGGAGGAGGGGGCCGGGCCCCGGGACGTACTGCCCGCCGGGTGGGCG
It contains:
- a CDS encoding alpha/beta fold hydrolase, giving the protein MREAVVTSGGDRMRWVELPGEEPCRVYVHGLGGVSGMFVEAAAHPALAGRRSLLVDLLGFGVSDRPDDFAYGLDDHAEALAALLREAGAAGAEVVGHSMGGAVALVLAERCPELVSKLVLVHANLDAITPAKGAPGSGGIAGYGSEEEFVSTGWGEEVRASAGETWWSTMKTAGARAVYRSAVGLTRGSEPVMRELLLGLKIPRAYVLPEGDAEFRGGEELVAAGVRVVAVPDCGHNVMTDNVDGFARAAAAVLEGEDG
- a CDS encoding serpin family protein; this translates as MTKSGTDVRTEVGRFAARWLEVVAGGDRGGFGAGDFVRSPAGLWLALGVVAAGARGETARELGELLGVSGSAAAGAVGEVSRVLGGTDALGVATCVRSRVPVYREFREALPGVAVGPLDPVELDGWVREATEGMIEKLPVRIGDDVLLAVVNALALKARWETPFPSWSTADGEFVDAAGVVHEVPTMHREIPLADAWAVGGTRVVELRTRGERGGAPARVRFVLGEEGAGPRDVLPAGWAGQAQRVPLDAEVVRIALPRLELRMTDEVTDSLPAWGVHRATREDADFSGMSPEPLAVSRVVQEAVLKVAEEGVEAAAVSVVLMEPGGAPPALRRTEVVRFERPFGVVVLDGAGELPLFIAWQEGAPKG